The proteins below are encoded in one region of Syntrophotalea carbinolica DSM 2380:
- the lptB gene encoding LPS export ABC transporter ATP-binding protein, with translation MSRRLEAKDLWKSYRGRGVVRGVDLEIRSGEVVGLLGPNGAGKTTSFYMVVGLIRPDRGQVLLDEQDLTGMPMFQRARAGISYLPQEASVFRKLTVEQNLLAILETVDSAAGQRKQRAHDLIEEFRLQHVARSPGYALSGGERRRLEIARALVIDPGFILLDEPFAGIDPLAVHDIQNIICRLRERRIGVLVSDHNVRETLGVCDKAYILSDGQILACGDPEQIASCPEVRATYLGEKFRL, from the coding sequence TTGAGCCGTAGACTCGAAGCCAAGGATCTTTGGAAGAGCTATCGCGGCCGCGGTGTCGTGCGGGGCGTGGATCTGGAAATCCGTTCCGGGGAGGTCGTCGGTCTGCTCGGGCCCAACGGTGCGGGAAAGACAACCTCATTTTATATGGTTGTCGGTCTTATTCGCCCCGATCGGGGACAGGTGCTTCTCGATGAGCAGGACCTGACCGGGATGCCGATGTTCCAGCGAGCCCGTGCAGGTATATCTTACTTGCCTCAGGAAGCCTCGGTTTTTCGGAAGCTTACGGTCGAGCAGAATCTTCTGGCGATCCTGGAAACCGTCGACAGTGCTGCCGGGCAGCGTAAACAACGCGCCCACGATTTGATCGAAGAATTTCGCCTGCAGCATGTGGCACGCTCACCCGGTTATGCGCTTTCGGGGGGAGAGCGTCGTCGATTGGAGATTGCGCGCGCTTTGGTCATCGATCCCGGATTCATCCTTCTGGATGAGCCTTTTGCCGGTATCGATCCGTTGGCTGTGCACGATATTCAGAACATCATTTGTCGCTTGCGTGAGCGAAGGATTGGTGTGCTGGTGTCCGATCACAATGTGCGGGAAACTCTCGGAGTCTGTGACAAGGCCTATATCTTGAGTGACGGCCAGATTCTGGCTTGCGGCGATCCGGAACAGATTGCTTCCTGTCCGGAAGTAAGAGCGACCTATCTTGGCGAAAAATTCCGTTTATAA
- the lptA gene encoding lipopolysaccharide transport periplasmic protein LptA, with the protein MGLMRVLLVTVLVSLSLVDTAWCEASATAGKAQPLEITSQKLEADGTLKKVVFVGKVVARQDGLTIRSSKLIVAYGQSGTRVSSIEAIGDVVVQKDDRTATAGRGLYNVAEGTVVLTETPRVQQGDNSVEGDEIVFYLEEDRSIVKSQSGSRVRAILTPGGTPVEP; encoded by the coding sequence ATGGGTTTGATGCGTGTTCTTCTGGTTACGGTGTTGGTGAGCTTGTCGCTGGTTGATACGGCGTGGTGCGAGGCATCTGCGACTGCAGGCAAGGCACAACCTCTGGAAATTACCTCGCAGAAACTCGAAGCCGACGGAACTTTGAAAAAGGTGGTTTTCGTCGGCAAGGTCGTTGCCAGGCAGGACGGATTGACCATTCGGTCGTCCAAGCTGATCGTCGCATATGGACAAAGCGGTACGCGGGTTTCTTCCATCGAGGCCATCGGTGACGTCGTTGTGCAAAAAGATGACCGTACTGCCACCGCGGGCCGCGGACTGTACAACGTCGCCGAGGGGACGGTTGTTCTGACCGAAACGCCGCGGGTGCAACAGGGAGACAATTCCGTCGAAGGCGATGAAATCGTTTTCTATCTCGAGGAGGATCGCAGTATTGTCAAGAGTCAGAGCGGTTCTCGTGTTAGAGCGATCCTGACCCCGGGGGGGACTCCCGTTGAGCCGTAG
- the lptC gene encoding LPS export ABC transporter periplasmic protein LptC, which translates to MMRRVTIRNFLLIIVLAVAFGLGMRMWTHRPEPVSEPPVDSLPANTDLALQDIQYTETSDGLRRWMLTAKSAAYDDQQSKSTVQDMRVEFFDKQGRVQMTLTSREGVWFSETGEIEARGNVVVKTTEGYTVYTERLRYRSRADEVSTDLPVRVESVNMRLSARGMHYRVKERLLTLDSQVKASLPAGIGN; encoded by the coding sequence ATGATGCGAAGGGTAACTATTCGAAATTTCTTGCTTATTATCGTTCTGGCGGTTGCATTCGGTCTTGGGATGAGAATGTGGACTCACCGTCCGGAGCCTGTTTCCGAACCTCCTGTTGATTCTCTCCCCGCGAATACCGATCTTGCTCTGCAGGATATTCAATACACTGAAACCAGCGACGGCTTGCGACGCTGGATGCTTACGGCCAAATCGGCAGCTTACGATGACCAACAAAGCAAGAGTACTGTCCAGGATATGCGGGTGGAGTTTTTCGACAAACAGGGTCGTGTGCAAATGACGCTTACGTCGCGCGAGGGGGTCTGGTTCTCGGAAACGGGCGAAATAGAAGCTCGCGGCAATGTTGTCGTGAAAACCACCGAGGGGTATACCGTTTATACCGAACGTTTGCGATACCGCTCCCGGGCGGATGAGGTGTCAACGGATTTGCCGGTACGTGTCGAGTCCGTCAACATGCGGCTTTCCGCGCGTGGCATGCATTACAGGGTTAAAGAGCGTTTGCTGACCTTGGATTCTCAAGTCAAAGCGTCCTTGCCCGCTGGAATAGGGAATTGA
- a CDS encoding KdsC family phosphatase, whose protein sequence is MQQAMAKIRLLLLDVDGILTDGRIQYDERGGEIKSFDVKDGHGLKLLQRAGIQVGIITGRSSSIVQRRASELGIEILYQNAKDKLLPYGEILRLHGFKEDQIAYMGDDLVDLPILMRVGFSATVADAVTEVQERVDYVASRPGGRGAVREVCDMLLKQAGGWEAVTDRYFKSGEPA, encoded by the coding sequence ATGCAGCAAGCCATGGCAAAAATTCGCCTTTTGTTGCTGGATGTGGACGGGATCTTGACCGATGGGCGCATTCAGTACGATGAGCGTGGCGGTGAGATCAAAAGCTTCGATGTCAAGGACGGGCATGGCCTCAAGTTGCTTCAGAGGGCCGGTATCCAGGTCGGCATCATAACTGGCCGCAGTTCGTCCATTGTGCAACGGCGCGCCAGCGAATTGGGGATAGAAATCCTCTACCAGAATGCCAAGGACAAGCTGCTGCCGTATGGGGAGATCCTCCGGCTGCATGGCTTTAAAGAGGACCAGATTGCCTACATGGGGGATGATCTGGTGGATCTGCCGATTTTGATGCGGGTCGGTTTTTCCGCTACGGTTGCCGATGCTGTGACCGAGGTGCAGGAACGTGTCGATTATGTCGCCTCCAGGCCCGGGGGGCGAGGCGCGGTGCGTGAGGTGTGTGACATGTTGTTGAAGCAGGCCGGTGGCTGGGAGGCTGTCACGGACCGTTATTTCAAAAGCGGGGAGCCGGCGTGA
- a CDS encoding KpsF/GutQ family sugar-phosphate isomerase — translation MLDTARRVLQVEADAIVAMAQRLDERFVAAVELILSCQGRVVITGMGKSGLICQKIAATMASTGTPAFFLHPAEGIHGDLGMLMKGDVVIAVSNSGNTEEIVRILPVIKRMGLPLIAMAGHPESALARAADVLLNVAVREEACPLGLAPTASTTATLAMGDALAVALLERRGFREEDFALFHPGGALGKKLLLTVEDLMHTGSDIPLASLTTPLKDALFEISSKKLGITGVLNATGELVGVFTDGDLRRTMGRGCDVLDLPLGDVMSCHPKRILRSNLAAKAVQKMEEFSITSLFVFDDDDSTVPVGIIHLHDLLKAGVV, via the coding sequence ATGTTGGATACCGCCAGACGGGTTCTCCAGGTTGAAGCCGATGCCATTGTTGCAATGGCGCAGCGACTGGATGAACGCTTTGTTGCCGCCGTGGAATTGATTCTGTCCTGCCAGGGACGGGTGGTGATTACGGGGATGGGCAAATCCGGGCTGATCTGCCAGAAAATCGCTGCGACCATGGCTTCAACGGGTACCCCGGCGTTTTTTTTGCATCCCGCCGAAGGGATCCACGGCGACCTGGGTATGCTCATGAAGGGCGATGTGGTGATCGCTGTGTCCAATTCCGGCAATACCGAGGAGATCGTACGGATTCTCCCGGTGATAAAACGGATGGGGCTGCCGCTGATTGCCATGGCCGGTCATCCTGAAAGCGCTCTGGCCCGTGCGGCCGATGTGCTTCTGAATGTTGCCGTGCGCGAAGAGGCCTGCCCGTTGGGGTTGGCGCCCACCGCCAGTACCACCGCCACCCTGGCCATGGGTGACGCTCTGGCTGTGGCGTTGCTCGAAAGACGGGGATTCCGGGAAGAGGATTTCGCCTTGTTCCATCCCGGGGGCGCCCTTGGTAAAAAACTGCTGCTCACCGTGGAAGACCTGATGCATACCGGCAGCGATATTCCCCTGGCATCCCTAACGACTCCGCTGAAGGATGCTCTTTTCGAAATCAGCAGTAAAAAACTGGGCATTACCGGTGTGCTTAACGCAACAGGCGAGTTGGTCGGGGTGTTTACGGACGGGGACCTGCGCCGTACTATGGGCAGGGGCTGCGATGTTCTGGATCTGCCTTTGGGCGATGTCATGAGCTGTCACCCCAAGCGCATTCTGCGCTCCAATCTGGCGGCCAAGGCCGTGCAGAAGATGGAGGAGTTTTCGATTACCTCGCTGTTTGTCTTTGATGATGACGACAGTACGGTGCCGGTCGGCATCATCCATCTTCATGATCTGCTCAAAGCGGGGGTGGTCTGA
- the kdsA gene encoding 3-deoxy-8-phosphooctulonate synthase has product MPDTLKVADVTFGGNHPVALIAGPCVMENEAHTLAIARQLLEVKNELGVGVVFKASFDKANRTSVSAYRGPGLESGLRILDKVRQQTGLPIVSDIHDVSQVEAAAEVLDILQIPAFLCRQTDLLLAAGRSGKVVNIKKGQFLAPWDMANAVAKVASTGNDRILLTERGTSFGYNNLVVDMRSLAVMRELGCPVVFDATHAVQLPGGAGTSSGGQRQFVAALSRAAVAVGVDGLFWEVHPDPDRALCDGANSLPLDQVKKTLKEMMAIDAIVKGNTES; this is encoded by the coding sequence ATGCCAGACACATTGAAGGTGGCCGACGTCACTTTTGGTGGGAATCATCCGGTTGCACTGATAGCCGGACCCTGCGTTATGGAAAACGAGGCCCATACCCTGGCGATTGCCAGGCAGTTGCTCGAGGTGAAAAACGAGCTTGGGGTCGGAGTTGTGTTCAAGGCCTCCTTTGATAAGGCCAACCGGACTTCCGTCAGCGCTTATCGCGGTCCGGGCCTGGAGTCGGGGCTGCGCATTCTGGACAAGGTACGGCAGCAGACAGGTTTGCCCATTGTCTCGGATATTCATGATGTCAGTCAGGTCGAGGCGGCTGCGGAGGTGCTGGACATTCTCCAGATCCCCGCTTTTTTATGTCGGCAGACCGACTTGTTACTGGCCGCGGGCCGCAGCGGTAAGGTGGTCAATATCAAAAAGGGGCAGTTTCTGGCCCCCTGGGATATGGCCAATGCCGTGGCCAAGGTGGCTTCGACGGGCAACGATCGCATCCTGCTGACCGAGCGAGGTACCTCCTTCGGCTACAATAACCTGGTTGTGGATATGCGTTCTCTTGCCGTTATGCGAGAACTGGGGTGTCCGGTTGTCTTCGATGCCACCCATGCCGTGCAGCTGCCCGGCGGGGCCGGAACCTCCTCGGGGGGGCAGCGCCAATTTGTGGCTGCGCTTTCGCGTGCTGCGGTTGCCGTCGGCGTCGACGGCCTGTTCTGGGAAGTGCATCCGGATCCGGATCGCGCCTTGTGCGACGGCGCCAACTCCCTGCCGCTCGACCAGGTGAAAAAAACCCTAAAAGAGATGATGGCCATTGATGCCATTGTTAAAGGAAACACTGAATCGTGA
- a CDS encoding CTP synthase codes for MKTKFLFITGGVVSSLGKGLAAASIGALMEARGLRVSMQKMDPYINVDPGTMSPFQHGEVFVTDDGAETDLDLGHYERYTSARLSQKSNFTTGQVYDSVIRKERRGDYLGGTVQVIPHITNEIKAKILANSKDVDVAIVEVGGTVGDIESLPFLEAIRQFRVERGRENVLYLHLTLVPYIPTAGELKTKPTQHSVKELREIGIQPDILLCRCDREIPRDMKAKIALFCNVSEEAVVTARDVECIYEVPIAYHEEGLDERIIDYLNIWTKAPDLTDWERIVRRFKEPESETTIAIVGKYVELTESYKSLSEALIHGGIANNCRVNLIYVDSESLERHGVGDTFKDVDGILVPGGFGHRGSEGKIAAIRYARENRIPFFGICLGMQMAVVEFARNVCGIDDCFSSEFKEDAANPVIHIMENQKKVTRKGGTMRLGAYPCQLVEGTLARRIFGTGDVEERHRHRYEFNNAYQERLEKGGLVISGVYRDVGLVEIVEIEDHPWFLGCQFHPEFRSRPMEPHPLFESFVGASLKHHGEA; via the coding sequence ATGAAAACCAAATTTTTATTTATCACCGGCGGCGTGGTTTCTTCTCTTGGCAAGGGCCTGGCAGCCGCTTCCATCGGAGCTTTGATGGAAGCGCGGGGTTTGCGGGTATCCATGCAGAAAATGGATCCCTATATCAACGTCGACCCCGGCACAATGAGCCCGTTTCAGCATGGCGAGGTTTTTGTTACGGATGACGGCGCGGAGACCGATCTCGATTTGGGTCATTACGAGCGATATACTTCAGCCCGTTTGAGCCAGAAATCCAACTTTACCACCGGCCAGGTGTATGATTCGGTAATCCGCAAGGAGCGCCGCGGAGACTACCTCGGCGGTACGGTGCAGGTGATTCCGCATATCACCAACGAGATCAAGGCCAAAATTCTGGCGAACTCCAAGGATGTGGACGTTGCCATCGTCGAGGTCGGCGGCACCGTGGGCGATATCGAATCTTTGCCGTTTCTCGAGGCCATTCGTCAGTTTCGGGTGGAGCGCGGACGTGAAAATGTTCTGTACCTGCACCTGACGCTGGTTCCTTATATTCCGACGGCGGGTGAACTCAAAACCAAGCCGACTCAACATAGCGTCAAAGAGCTGCGCGAGATCGGTATCCAGCCCGATATTCTGTTGTGTCGCTGTGACCGTGAGATCCCTCGGGATATGAAGGCCAAGATTGCGCTCTTCTGTAATGTGAGTGAAGAGGCCGTGGTTACCGCGCGGGATGTCGAGTGCATCTACGAGGTGCCCATCGCTTACCACGAAGAGGGGCTGGATGAGCGGATCATCGATTATCTGAACATCTGGACCAAGGCTCCCGATCTCACCGACTGGGAGCGCATCGTCAGGCGCTTTAAAGAACCCGAATCCGAAACCACCATCGCCATCGTCGGTAAGTATGTCGAACTGACGGAGAGCTACAAGTCCCTGTCGGAGGCGCTGATTCATGGCGGGATTGCCAATAACTGTCGCGTGAATCTGATTTACGTCGATTCCGAGTCTCTGGAACGGCACGGTGTCGGTGACACTTTCAAGGATGTTGACGGGATTCTGGTGCCTGGCGGGTTCGGCCACCGCGGCAGCGAAGGCAAGATTGCCGCTATACGTTACGCGCGCGAGAACCGGATTCCTTTCTTCGGTATCTGTCTCGGTATGCAGATGGCGGTTGTCGAGTTCGCCCGTAACGTATGCGGCATCGACGATTGCTTTTCCTCCGAATTCAAGGAAGATGCGGCCAACCCGGTTATCCATATCATGGAAAATCAGAAAAAAGTTACTCGCAAGGGCGGTACCATGCGTCTGGGAGCCTATCCCTGTCAGTTGGTGGAGGGGACTCTGGCGCGGCGTATTTTCGGTACGGGAGATGTTGAGGAGCGGCACCGGCACCGGTATGAATTCAACAATGCCTATCAGGAGCGTCTGGAAAAAGGCGGCCTTGTGATTTCCGGTGTCTATCGTGACGTCGGTCTTGTTGAGATTGTCGAAATCGAAGATCATCCTTGGTTCCTGGGATGTCAGTTCCATCCCGAGTTCCGGTCGCGGCCCATGGAACCGCACCCTTTATTTGAATCCTTTGTCGGTGCCAGTCTGAAGCACCACGGCGAGGCCTGA
- the kdsB gene encoding 3-deoxy-manno-octulosonate cytidylyltransferase, with translation MSITAVIPARYASSRFPGKPLARILGKTMIQRVYERTAQAACIDRVVVATDDSRIADVVSGFGGEVQMTRADHATGTDRLAEVTARIDTQLIVNVQGDEPLIDPHMIEAAVAPLSEDPAIPMGTLKTPLLNWQEYRDPNVVKVVTDRRGFALYFSRAPIPHPRELAVDDSAVSPASMGLFRHIGLYVYRKDFLLTFAGLPESPLERLEKLEQLRALENGYAIRVVETDRVSLGVDTPEDLVRVEAHLRGL, from the coding sequence ATGTCGATTACTGCGGTTATACCCGCCCGCTACGCCTCATCGCGGTTTCCGGGAAAACCTCTAGCCCGGATTCTGGGCAAAACCATGATTCAGAGAGTGTATGAACGTACCGCGCAGGCGGCCTGTATCGACAGGGTGGTTGTGGCGACCGACGACTCTCGCATCGCTGATGTCGTATCCGGTTTTGGCGGTGAAGTACAAATGACCCGTGCCGATCATGCCACCGGCACCGATCGTCTTGCCGAGGTGACAGCCAGAATCGATACGCAGCTGATTGTGAATGTGCAGGGAGATGAGCCACTTATCGATCCGCATATGATCGAAGCGGCAGTCGCCCCGTTGTCTGAAGATCCGGCTATTCCCATGGGGACGCTCAAAACTCCCTTGCTGAACTGGCAGGAATACCGGGATCCCAACGTCGTTAAAGTGGTGACCGATCGGCGGGGATTCGCTCTGTACTTTTCCCGGGCACCGATTCCGCATCCGCGGGAACTGGCTGTTGACGATTCTGCGGTTTCGCCCGCGTCGATGGGCTTGTTTCGTCATATCGGCCTGTATGTCTATCGGAAAGACTTTTTACTGACCTTTGCGGGACTGCCGGAATCCCCCCTCGAAAGGCTCGAAAAACTCGAACAGCTCAGGGCGCTGGAGAACGGCTATGCCATACGGGTGGTGGAGACAGACCGGGTCAGTCTCGGTGTCGATACTCCCGAAGACCTGGTCAGAGTCGAAGCTCATCTCCGGGGGCTATGA
- a CDS encoding TonB-dependent receptor plug domain-containing protein, protein MKLLTYIDLLGPRRKEKRAARSRHRLLIGLLLLAMLLLPQTGQQDSFGLVCASEIDLTAKNTDPDDSDSTVLAPVTVHGRREPLTTASKTIDRTIIDSFPSGNNSINEILSFLPDIQFSETSNLSTQGGEILPAAVSIAGGKGFENNFIIDGLSNNSMLDPDADDPLAVNNVPGHAQQIFLDASLVDEITLYDSNVPASYGDFKGGVVHARTIEPDDEFGGNFFYRTTRAAWTKFHIAPSQKDDFENSGKHTSQPKFEKHQAGFDIHLPIRSHLRLLAGYRLQLSTIPLQHLGETRNQRRRNETFLVKLATEPTALSKLNLSWTYSPYQGRYFKKDYKNSDLTILGGAYMVNADFHTALPFADLHLQAGYTEGENSREGPDHMILTQNPDNSWEREGFTGDIDNTQQSVQCKTELALHQLSTGSVSHDINLGFDFQHIRGTSKRDETSYLYTFYKNGTARRTVYAKHRAEAVLRQYNFYSEDILRYHRLELRPGLRISYDDFMQNLNLAPRLAAALDIFGNGRTVLIGGVNRYYANTLLTYKLRQEMPTTYYETRLDGGEWTFTKTYSTTTDFQTLKTPYADEYVIGLEQRIFGGKATFKYVRRDGKDEFAKTAGDRQPDGLWHYTLNNNGSSRHESYRLSWERHWQNHSLSINGTYQETTSSNESYEDILEDDDLDEDIWYNGKVLSKSQLPRKDFNRPWLVSLLYVGKFPYGITFSSLLKYRSGYQTLSKTGAVHEDLGIPIYEKVRYGGAVTVNCSLGWGIRVWNRQQLHLSLDILNLLDKKSVAGESQDSYELGRQFWLSAKYSF, encoded by the coding sequence ATGAAACTATTGACCTATATAGATCTTCTTGGCCCCCGGAGAAAAGAAAAACGCGCTGCACGAAGCAGACACCGTCTGCTGATCGGCCTGCTGTTGCTGGCTATGCTGCTTTTGCCTCAAACGGGACAACAGGACAGCTTCGGCCTCGTATGCGCCTCTGAAATCGATCTGACCGCAAAAAATACCGATCCGGATGACAGCGATTCAACAGTGCTCGCACCGGTTACGGTTCACGGCCGGCGGGAACCTTTGACAACCGCATCGAAGACCATCGATCGCACAATCATCGACAGCTTCCCCAGCGGCAACAACAGCATCAACGAAATTCTTTCGTTTTTGCCCGACATCCAGTTCAGCGAAACATCCAATCTGTCCACCCAGGGTGGCGAGATCCTGCCCGCTGCCGTGTCGATCGCCGGCGGTAAAGGTTTTGAAAACAATTTTATCATCGATGGATTGAGCAACAACAGTATGCTGGATCCGGACGCCGATGACCCCTTGGCTGTGAACAACGTACCGGGGCATGCCCAGCAAATCTTCCTGGATGCCTCGCTGGTCGATGAAATCACCCTTTACGACAGCAATGTACCCGCCAGCTACGGGGATTTCAAAGGTGGGGTAGTGCATGCCAGAACCATTGAACCGGATGATGAATTCGGTGGCAATTTCTTTTATCGCACCACCCGCGCGGCCTGGACGAAATTCCATATAGCCCCATCCCAAAAGGACGATTTCGAAAACTCCGGGAAACATACCAGCCAGCCGAAATTTGAAAAACATCAGGCCGGATTCGATATACATCTCCCGATCCGTTCCCACCTGCGTTTACTGGCAGGGTACCGGCTACAGCTCTCCACCATTCCCCTGCAGCATCTTGGCGAAACCCGCAACCAGCGGCGCCGCAACGAAACCTTTCTCGTCAAGCTCGCCACGGAACCGACGGCATTATCAAAACTGAACCTCAGCTGGACCTACAGCCCCTACCAGGGCCGATACTTCAAAAAAGATTACAAAAATAGCGACCTGACCATCCTCGGCGGCGCCTATATGGTCAACGCCGATTTTCATACCGCCCTGCCCTTTGCCGACCTGCACCTGCAGGCGGGTTATACAGAAGGCGAAAATTCCCGCGAAGGTCCCGACCACATGATTTTGACCCAGAACCCCGACAACAGTTGGGAACGGGAAGGATTTACCGGGGATATCGATAATACCCAGCAGAGCGTGCAATGCAAAACCGAATTGGCGCTTCATCAGCTTTCAACAGGTTCGGTTTCCCATGACATCAACCTGGGGTTTGACTTTCAGCATATACGGGGAACCTCCAAGCGTGACGAAACCAGTTACCTATACACCTTCTATAAAAACGGCACAGCCAGACGCACCGTCTATGCAAAGCACCGGGCCGAAGCCGTTCTGAGACAGTACAACTTTTACTCTGAAGACATCCTTCGCTATCACCGTCTGGAACTCCGTCCCGGGCTGCGCATCTCTTACGACGATTTTATGCAGAACCTTAACCTGGCGCCACGTCTGGCCGCTGCACTGGATATCTTCGGCAATGGGCGAACCGTTCTGATCGGTGGGGTCAATCGCTACTATGCAAACACCCTCCTGACCTACAAGTTACGACAGGAAATGCCGACCACCTATTATGAAACGCGACTGGATGGCGGCGAATGGACCTTTACAAAAACCTACTCCACAACCACCGATTTTCAGACCCTGAAAACGCCCTATGCGGATGAATACGTCATCGGCCTTGAACAACGGATTTTCGGCGGCAAGGCCACGTTCAAATACGTGCGACGTGACGGCAAAGATGAATTTGCGAAAACTGCCGGCGACCGGCAACCTGATGGTCTATGGCACTACACTCTCAACAACAATGGCAGCAGCCGGCATGAAAGCTATCGTTTGAGCTGGGAACGGCACTGGCAGAACCACTCCCTGAGTATCAACGGCACCTACCAGGAAACCACCTCGAGCAACGAATCGTATGAAGATATTTTGGAGGATGATGATCTCGATGAAGACATCTGGTACAACGGAAAGGTGCTTTCCAAAAGCCAATTGCCGAGAAAGGATTTCAATCGCCCCTGGCTTGTCAGTCTGCTCTATGTCGGAAAGTTTCCTTACGGCATAACTTTCAGCAGTTTATTGAAATATCGCAGCGGTTATCAGACATTATCGAAAACCGGCGCCGTACATGAAGACCTCGGCATCCCCATATACGAAAAAGTCCGATACGGAGGTGCCGTGACGGTGAATTGCAGCCTGGGCTGGGGTATCCGGGTATGGAACCGCCAGCAACTGCATCTGAGTCTGGATATCCTTAACCTGCTGGACAAAAAATCCGTCGCTGGCGAGTCGCAGGACAGTTATGAATTGGGAAGGCAGTTTTGGCTCAGCGCGAAATACAGCTTTTAG